In Syngnathus typhle isolate RoL2023-S1 ecotype Sweden linkage group LG13, RoL_Styp_1.0, whole genome shotgun sequence, the sequence AATACCATAATCGATTCCAAAAAGATTTGTTTGTGACAGCCCTACCCTGCAATGAGAGTGTCTTCTTACCTGTCAGGTTAGAGGACTTCTTATGGCCGAAAGCTGATGCTCCTTCTCCCACCGGGTGACTGAGGAGACTAGAGCTGCGAAAGAGAGTTCTTCTACACAGCACAGAAGAGAAACAGGTGGAATTTCTTGCGTGATCAGTATTACAAGGTTATATTTTCAAagtagtagcagcagcagcagacggcTTTGTCTTTTGTCTTTGCCTCGTCTTTTCTATTTATGTCAATTGTGCCACAGCAAAAAGGCACTTGTGTCACTTGAAGCACACGTCCAGCCTATGAGAAGAAAATAAGGCATGATTAAAGAACCATTTGATGGTTTACCTGCACTTCCTGCAACGATAGGAGGCTTCAGATGAACTGGACTGGGCAGGGTCAGCTGCAAACACTTCCCTGGGAACCTGCTGCAACTctgttcacacacacgcacaagaaaTGAAGAACCTGAGGGAAGAACATCCAATATGCAACTTGTGTGTGTCCTTACCAGGGTATTTCTCAGTAATCTTTGTCAATCTGTATTGTTTATAAAGCGGATTGGTGGTGTCCACTTGACACTGCAAGGCCTCATACAGACACAACTGCTCCTCAAAACCACTGTTAACCCTGAATTGCACAAACAACCACACCCATCACATATTTTGCCTTATAACAGCAGCGAGGTTATTGATACTAATCAACACTGCAATCATCAGGGAATGATGAGTTGCTTACTGTACATCCTGCTTGACACTCTTCAGTCTCTGATAAGCCTCAGCGAAGCCCAGCTTGTGTCTCTTCATAAGGTAAGCAGTCACGATGGTGGCGCTGCGACTTCGCCCAGCCTGACTGAAGCACAAACACTTGCGTCATTAGTTCTTACTGCTGTTTTGCATTTATGATATCTGAGCCGTAGAGTTTTGGAAATTTCAACATACAGCCCTTACCAGTGGACAAGCGCCGCCCCACCTCCATCCATGGCCTCCTGAATAAATAGGTAGCAATCATCCATATGGCTCAAGAGGTCCGCCGTCACCTCATCCAGGACATTGATCCATTTCTTGCGATAGCTAGAATCCACAGGCAGTAGAGGTCCCGGGTCCACAGAGTCCACAGACACGATGTGAGTGATTGCGGCTTCTTCCAAACCCCGACTGTCATTAAGGTCAGCCGCCGTTCCAATAAACACACCAGGATCCACCAGGAGCATGACTAACAGAGATGGCAGTAAATAGGTTATCCTGTCTGCTGTAAGTGACAGAGTTTGACCTTCtgtaacattttaaattaaatctgTTAGATGTTTCACTACATTACGTTCATCTTGTGGTTCTCTAACAAGGAGCTGAATGATAAACTTCACAACAGGTGTTGGATGATGTGATACTCTAAGATCGAGAACCTATTCCAGACCTCGCAATGTTAAGGCTCAACGACTCAAGGTTCATTTCGATCCAGTGTCATGTCTGAAGCCGAACAAGATGATGGAGCGATTCGAATTGCACTGTAAAATCAATGGCTCTTGTTTGAAAGGAcagcaaactgtgcaaacagtTGAACATTGGGACATGTGCATTCAAATGTTTGGAAAAGGTCAAATTAAGTTTACTGGCTGAACATTTTAAGTTCATTGTGAGATTACAATAAATACATATCCTTAACtttttattgggggggggggggtgtatttgTGTTACCCTGGCTCACGCATTCGGGTAAAATTAAAGAAAATTAAGAACTAAATCGACATACCTTACTAGGTAACACCAGACGATGCGTACTAAAGCGTCACTTCTACCATTTCACTTTTTTGTGACTAATATTATACTATTAAAAGGTAAAACACTTCTGATGGAAAAACCCTACGATCGCCGAGGTTGGTCCGTCCAAGACAACTATCCGGGTACTATACACATGCAGATTTCGTTCCCACCACGAAAGTTCCCATTTAAAgggattttctataatgtcaATCAACTCTTTAAATTCTGCTTACCTATCATTATCGTATGTAaccatctttatttttttaagagttATGGCTCATACAGCgggaaatatttatatatattaaaaaataaaataaaatactgtacAAACTGAATAAAGCTTCCGTTGTCATGACGACCAAGAACATCTGATTCAAATAGCTAAATCGCATCTGTAccttaaaaataaaactttactCACATCAACAACAGTTCTTGTTATCAACTTTAT encodes:
- the dusp12 gene encoding dual specificity protein phosphatase 12, which encodes MLLVDPGVFIGTAADLNDSRGLEEAAITHIVSVDSVDPGPLLPVDSSYRKKWINVLDEVTADLLSHMDDCYLFIQEAMDGGGAALVHCQAGRSRSATIVTAYLMKRHKLGFAEAYQRLKSVKQDVQVNSGFEEQLCLYEALQCQVDTTNPLYKQYRLTKITEKYPELQQVPREVFAADPAQSSSSEASYRCRKCRRTLFRSSSLLSHPVGEGASAFGHKKSSNLTEGIRCTSYFIEPVQWMEQALLGVMDGQLLCPKCHSKLGSFSWCGDQCSCGRWITPSFQLHQNRVDEIRAIHIHR